A single region of the Streptomyces sp. NBC_01262 genome encodes:
- a CDS encoding winged helix-turn-helix domain-containing protein, protein MSFEPEGVAPRVHRKLTDPKAMRAVAHPTRLALLEALSRREPLTATEAAQMVGESPTNCAFHLRTLAKYGFVEEAGGGAGRSRPWRRAHIGFSIDEIDPSGDPETTIAATALSTVLWDIWLERIRRVSAIRSAFPEHWNKITGAAESIYYLTPEEAETFQEEMTDLLFRYRERLEDPSLRPEGAIPMELIQFTFPADALRPLED, encoded by the coding sequence ATGTCTTTCGAACCTGAGGGTGTTGCTCCGCGTGTGCACCGCAAGCTCACCGACCCGAAGGCGATGCGGGCCGTCGCGCACCCCACCCGCCTCGCCCTGCTCGAAGCCCTGAGCCGGCGCGAACCGCTGACAGCGACCGAAGCCGCGCAGATGGTGGGGGAGTCCCCGACCAACTGCGCCTTCCATCTGCGCACGCTGGCCAAGTACGGCTTCGTCGAGGAAGCCGGGGGCGGCGCCGGCCGCAGCCGCCCCTGGCGGCGCGCTCACATCGGCTTCAGCATCGACGAGATCGACCCCTCGGGCGACCCCGAAACCACCATCGCCGCCACTGCGCTGAGCACCGTGCTCTGGGATATCTGGCTGGAGCGTATCCGCAGAGTCAGCGCCATCCGCTCCGCCTTCCCCGAGCACTGGAACAAGATCACCGGTGCCGCCGAGTCGATCTACTACCTCACCCCCGAGGAGGCGGAGACCTTCCAGGAAGAGATGACCGACCTCCTCTTCCGCTACCGCGAGCGCCTCGAAGATCCGTCGCTGCGCCCTGAGGGCGCCATCCCCATGGAGCTCATCCAGTTCACCTTCCCCGCCGACGCACTGCGCCCGTTGGAGGACTGA
- a CDS encoding MFS transporter has translation MRALLTRRDTVLLLLARLIDMAGSNALWIALGIRVKELTGSNAAAGLTFFAFVLGTLAAPLGGPLVDRMRRRPLLIALNLASTVLVLPLLQLHDRGDVWICYPVMTLYGMASGVTGSAMTALTQTLIPQDQLGDANGLLQTLLQGLRLIAPLLGAGVLTAFGLGPLVLGDAATFALAALLIALIRQREDHPQRLQQEAVAEIGAGFRHIATTAALRQITVAGVIAIVAFGLSESAMFAVVDAGLHRPPAFLGVLNSLQGAGAIAAGAAAAALMRRAGEGRTVALGLACAATGLLLSAAPSLIVVAPGTVLIGASLPWIIAGMATLFQRRTPSTLMGRTDAALNVLIAVPQTTAIAAGAALIALVDYRLLLVVMAALMATSALYLVTRPTGQPTETASAKSPLPAESP, from the coding sequence GTGCGCGCCCTGCTCACCCGCCGCGACACCGTCCTGCTCCTCCTCGCCAGGCTGATCGACATGGCGGGGAGCAACGCCTTATGGATCGCACTCGGCATCCGGGTCAAGGAACTCACCGGCAGCAACGCCGCCGCCGGCCTCACCTTCTTCGCCTTCGTCCTCGGCACCCTGGCCGCGCCCTTGGGCGGTCCCCTGGTGGACCGGATGCGCCGCCGGCCGCTGCTGATCGCCCTCAACCTGGCCTCCACGGTGCTGGTCCTGCCGCTGCTCCAACTACACGACCGCGGCGATGTCTGGATCTGCTACCCCGTCATGACCCTCTATGGGATGGCCAGCGGCGTCACCGGCTCGGCCATGACCGCTCTCACCCAGACTCTGATCCCACAGGACCAACTGGGTGACGCCAACGGCCTCCTGCAGACCCTGCTGCAGGGCCTGCGCCTGATCGCCCCGCTCCTGGGCGCGGGCGTGCTGACCGCCTTCGGCCTGGGCCCGTTGGTGCTGGGCGACGCCGCGACTTTCGCCCTCGCGGCGCTCCTGATCGCGCTGATCCGACAACGGGAGGATCACCCGCAGCGGTTGCAGCAGGAAGCGGTCGCCGAAATCGGCGCCGGCTTCCGCCATATCGCCACGACCGCAGCCCTGCGCCAGATCACCGTCGCCGGCGTGATCGCCATCGTTGCCTTCGGTCTCTCCGAGTCGGCCATGTTCGCTGTCGTCGATGCCGGACTCCACCGCCCACCGGCCTTCCTCGGTGTCCTCAACTCACTGCAAGGCGCAGGTGCGATAGCGGCGGGGGCGGCAGCCGCAGCGCTCATGCGACGTGCGGGGGAAGGACGGACCGTGGCGCTCGGCCTGGCCTGCGCCGCCACCGGCCTCCTCCTGAGCGCCGCCCCCTCGTTGATCGTCGTCGCGCCCGGCACCGTACTCATCGGCGCCAGCCTGCCCTGGATCATCGCCGGGATGGCGACCCTCTTCCAACGACGCACACCTTCCACGCTGATGGGCCGAACCGACGCCGCGCTGAACGTGCTCATAGCAGTACCGCAGACCACTGCCATCGCCGCCGGAGCCGCTCTGATCGCACTGGTGGACTACCGCTTGCTGCTCGTGGTGATGGCGGCACTGATGGCCACCTCGGCGCTCTACCTCGTAACCCGCCCCACTGGCCAGCCGACCGAGACAGCAAGTGCAAAGTCACCACTACCGGCTGAATCACCTTGA
- a CDS encoding MFS transporter encodes MNLPRIHDRVDRRVVRVWRVTASEDTAEATADGRELRTRLLFRNRDYTGWWIGETVSEFGSALSVVAYPLLILAVTGSAAGAGAVEAAVSIGGLVTMLIGGALADRFSRRTILVAGPLTQAVAVSTVVVAVVTGHVTIVHIAVVGFVQGLVGGLAGGAEFAALRRVVPAGHLPTAFAQLQGRTMAIRLAGPSAGGFLFGIARWVPFLGDALSFLVSALGVVLIRRPLGPDLDEREPRESITASIGAGFRFIRGNAYLRFLTVWAALANACNAGLFLLVIVLIHTRHGSAALVGAVASLGAVGGLAGALLSGRITKRAPGRLLVIVVSWTTAVVVAGIALVSAAWMVGALLALTMFLVAPINVVFATYEARTIPDALMGRVTSAINFGAASIRWLGALGAGFLASAFSPTTATLAFAGVLAAIAVSTHLASGLHVLDHPIEETTASY; translated from the coding sequence GTGAATCTGCCTCGAATCCATGACCGAGTTGATCGACGCGTGGTTAGGGTGTGGCGGGTGACAGCCTCCGAAGACACGGCCGAAGCGACGGCCGACGGGCGGGAACTCCGGACCCGGCTGCTGTTCCGCAACCGCGACTACACCGGCTGGTGGATCGGTGAGACGGTCTCGGAATTCGGCAGCGCGCTGTCAGTCGTGGCTTATCCGCTGCTGATCCTGGCGGTGACGGGGTCGGCGGCAGGCGCCGGCGCGGTCGAGGCCGCTGTCAGCATCGGCGGGCTGGTCACCATGCTGATCGGCGGTGCGCTCGCGGACCGGTTTTCACGCCGGACGATTCTGGTCGCCGGGCCGCTCACACAGGCGGTCGCGGTGAGCACGGTTGTGGTCGCGGTGGTGACCGGCCATGTCACCATCGTCCATATCGCCGTGGTCGGGTTCGTCCAGGGTCTGGTGGGCGGTCTGGCCGGCGGAGCGGAGTTCGCCGCGCTGCGCCGGGTCGTCCCGGCGGGGCATCTGCCGACCGCGTTCGCCCAACTGCAGGGCCGGACCATGGCGATCAGGCTGGCCGGGCCGTCCGCCGGAGGCTTCCTGTTCGGCATCGCACGGTGGGTGCCGTTTCTCGGCGATGCCCTGTCGTTCCTGGTGAGTGCGCTCGGGGTGGTGCTCATCCGGCGCCCGCTCGGTCCGGACCTCGACGAACGCGAGCCCCGTGAATCGATCACCGCAAGCATCGGTGCCGGATTCCGGTTCATCCGCGGCAACGCGTACCTGCGGTTCCTGACGGTGTGGGCCGCGCTGGCCAACGCCTGCAACGCCGGGTTGTTCCTCCTCGTCATCGTGCTGATTCACACCCGCCACGGCAGTGCCGCACTGGTCGGCGCCGTGGCCTCCCTGGGGGCGGTCGGCGGGCTCGCCGGGGCGTTGCTCTCGGGCCGGATCACGAAGCGCGCGCCGGGGCGGCTGCTCGTCATCGTGGTGTCCTGGACGACGGCCGTGGTGGTCGCTGGGATCGCTCTGGTGTCGGCAGCGTGGATGGTCGGCGCGCTCCTCGCGTTGACGATGTTCCTTGTCGCGCCGATCAACGTCGTCTTCGCCACCTACGAGGCGCGGACGATCCCGGACGCGCTGATGGGCCGGGTGACGAGTGCGATCAACTTTGGAGCGGCGTCGATCCGGTGGCTCGGCGCGCTCGGTGCCGGGTTCCTGGCTTCGGCCTTCAGCCCGACGACGGCGACTCTCGCATTCGCCGGCGTCCTGGCCGCCATCGCGGTGAGCACGCACCTCGCCAGCGGCCTGCACGTGCTCGACCACCCCATCGAAGAGACCACGGCGAGTTACTGA
- a CDS encoding VOC family protein gives MPLQMKLSAITLDCSDPLALAAFYQQATGLEPHPKSDADFAGLNREDGLFIGFQRVDGYRAPRWPEQTVPQQLHLCFDVVDLDEAEAQLLELGAGKPDHQPHEAARARVLTDPAGHPFCICRG, from the coding sequence ATGCCCCTGCAAATGAAGTTGAGCGCGATAACACTCGACTGCTCTGATCCGTTGGCCCTGGCGGCGTTCTATCAGCAGGCCACTGGCCTGGAGCCCCACCCGAAGTCGGACGCCGACTTCGCAGGTCTCAACCGTGAGGACGGCCTCTTCATCGGTTTTCAACGGGTCGACGGCTACCGGGCTCCGCGCTGGCCTGAACAGACCGTTCCCCAGCAGTTGCACCTTTGCTTCGACGTCGTGGATCTGGACGAGGCCGAGGCCCAGCTGCTGGAGCTGGGCGCGGGCAAGCCGGATCACCAGCCTCATGAGGCCGCCAGGGCGCGGGTTCTCACTGATCCGGCTGGTCATCCCTTCTGCATTTGCCGGGGTTGA
- a CDS encoding NUDIX domain-containing protein — MIRNVVDKRAVEAAVIDAQRAVAEFDGACQWLASARQGPMEPLAAEVWVFDEDLARVVLVKHRWRGWVPPGGKVEAGETPREGASRELFEEAGLQPELLSEPAAVAVRSFHSDWPVTLGLSYAAVVDVATPFVAEPGQPVAWMRLDDGWESCFPDDVVRIRQHAAWMAGQVGRN, encoded by the coding sequence ATGATTCGGAACGTGGTCGACAAGCGGGCCGTCGAGGCGGCAGTCATTGATGCCCAACGGGCGGTGGCGGAGTTCGACGGGGCCTGTCAGTGGCTGGCCTCTGCCAGGCAGGGCCCGATGGAGCCGCTTGCAGCCGAGGTCTGGGTATTTGACGAAGACCTTGCCCGGGTGGTGCTCGTGAAGCACCGTTGGCGCGGGTGGGTTCCGCCGGGCGGGAAGGTCGAGGCCGGAGAGACACCGCGAGAGGGTGCGAGCCGGGAACTCTTCGAAGAAGCCGGTCTTCAGCCGGAGTTGCTGTCTGAGCCAGCGGCGGTCGCGGTTCGTTCGTTTCACTCGGACTGGCCGGTCACGCTCGGGTTGTCGTATGCCGCGGTCGTCGATGTGGCGACCCCGTTCGTCGCGGAGCCCGGGCAGCCGGTGGCCTGGATGCGCTTGGACGACGGCTGGGAGAGCTGCTTTCCCGATGACGTGGTCCGCATCCGTCAGCACGCGGCGTGGATGGCTGGTCAGGTGGGCCGTAACTGA
- a CDS encoding site-specific integrase has protein sequence MLDRWTVEFYDFLKPPPTLPVLDRSLPERFGDLHERAARNGAQHGTPVLAMVSGFADPGVNLFFRVSPMKGRGIRTWRRYAYTLVVWLNFLHVFGKSWREATPRDVEAFKDWRLTDVRNDERIQAGSFDTDRAALNTFYTWASGKYGTGNPVTGVAPAADPSPLGSCGCLPVMVMTPRRRSRAAR, from the coding sequence ATGCTGGATCGTTGGACCGTCGAGTTCTACGACTTCTTGAAGCCACCCCCAACCCTGCCAGTCCTGGACAGGAGCTTGCCGGAGAGGTTCGGTGATCTACACGAACGGGCGGCGCGGAATGGGGCTCAGCATGGCACGCCGGTGCTCGCGATGGTCTCGGGCTTCGCTGATCCCGGCGTAAATCTGTTCTTCCGGGTCTCGCCGATGAAGGGGCGTGGAATCCGAACCTGGAGGCGGTACGCGTACACGCTGGTCGTGTGGTTGAACTTCCTGCATGTGTTCGGCAAGAGCTGGCGCGAGGCGACGCCGCGCGATGTGGAGGCGTTCAAGGACTGGCGCCTGACCGATGTGCGCAATGACGAGCGGATCCAGGCGGGCAGCTTTGACACGGATCGGGCGGCTCTGAACACCTTCTACACCTGGGCGTCGGGGAAGTACGGGACTGGGAACCCGGTGACGGGGGTTGCTCCGGCGGCCGATCCGTCCCCGCTCGGCTCCTGTGGCTGCCTGCCCGTCATGGTGATGACACCCCGGCGCAGATCCCGGGCGGCGCGGTGA
- a CDS encoding YdeI/OmpD-associated family protein, which yields MEPTFFSSPEEFRDWLEEHHATASECRAGMWKKGTGKPTVSWSEAVDQALCYGWIDGRQSPIDDFSWTIRFTPRRPRSNWSLVNLRKIEELTAQGLMRPAGIAVFEARDRDREEKPVWEFEAAQLARFQAEPRAWEWFSGQAPSYRKSAIHYVISAKRDETRERRLDQLIADSLEGVRLKPFRRPGT from the coding sequence ATGGAGCCAACCTTCTTCTCAAGTCCTGAGGAGTTCCGGGACTGGCTGGAGGAGCACCACGCGACTGCCTCCGAATGCCGGGCGGGCATGTGGAAGAAGGGAACGGGCAAGCCCACGGTGAGCTGGTCGGAGGCGGTCGACCAGGCCCTGTGCTACGGCTGGATCGACGGCCGGCAGAGCCCGATCGACGACTTCTCCTGGACGATCCGGTTCACCCCGCGCAGGCCGCGCAGCAACTGGAGCCTGGTCAACCTCCGCAAGATAGAGGAGCTGACCGCGCAGGGGCTCATGCGGCCGGCCGGCATCGCGGTGTTCGAAGCCCGTGACCGGGACCGCGAGGAGAAGCCGGTCTGGGAGTTCGAGGCGGCGCAGCTGGCTCGCTTCCAAGCGGAACCGCGGGCGTGGGAGTGGTTCAGCGGGCAGGCACCGTCCTACCGCAAGTCGGCCATCCACTATGTGATCAGTGCCAAGCGGGACGAGACTCGGGAGCGGCGGTTGGACCAGCTGATCGCCGACAGCCTGGAGGGGGTGCGGCTCAAGCCGTTCCGGCGACCTGGAACCTGA
- a CDS encoding helix-turn-helix transcriptional regulator has product MRSDRLVSILLLLQRREQVTAAEVSRELDVSERTARRDLDALAMAGVPVYSVQGRGGGWRLVGGARTDLSGLTASEARALFLAVGPASDATPAMKAALRKLVHALPKPFQVQAEAAASSLVVDPQRWGASRIEHRPPRFLDELQDAVISGVQVSLGYVDSKGVETRRTVHPLGIVAKGPVWYLVSTTETGRRVFRIDRVSSADPTGDPVHRPGDFDLAESWNEIAKEVDRKRTPLEVQAVCTPDGIGILRMALGDRLDVGGSTTDGRIEVVIRGPNEYILAGELSGLVEWVEVTGPPGVRDHLASIGNALVERYGRPRTSGDLHPS; this is encoded by the coding sequence ATGCGATCCGATCGGCTGGTGTCCATACTCCTCTTGCTCCAACGGCGCGAGCAGGTGACAGCCGCGGAGGTCTCCCGAGAGCTGGACGTCTCCGAGCGCACCGCCCGCCGTGACCTCGACGCCCTGGCCATGGCCGGGGTGCCCGTGTACTCCGTGCAGGGCCGAGGCGGCGGCTGGCGCCTGGTGGGCGGTGCTCGTACCGACCTGTCCGGGTTGACCGCCAGTGAGGCACGCGCCCTGTTCCTGGCTGTCGGTCCGGCCTCGGATGCGACGCCGGCGATGAAAGCAGCTCTGCGCAAGCTCGTCCATGCTCTACCGAAGCCCTTCCAGGTGCAGGCCGAGGCAGCGGCGTCGTCGCTGGTCGTAGACCCGCAGCGATGGGGGGCGAGCCGGATCGAGCACCGGCCGCCTCGCTTCCTCGACGAACTCCAGGACGCGGTGATCAGCGGCGTCCAGGTGTCGCTCGGCTACGTCGACAGCAAAGGCGTCGAAACCCGGAGAACCGTCCACCCGCTGGGCATCGTCGCCAAAGGTCCTGTGTGGTACCTCGTCTCCACCACCGAGACCGGCCGACGGGTCTTCCGGATCGACCGCGTGTCGTCCGCCGACCCGACCGGCGACCCTGTGCACCGACCCGGGGACTTCGACCTTGCCGAGAGCTGGAATGAGATCGCCAAAGAGGTCGATCGCAAACGAACGCCGCTGGAGGTCCAGGCGGTATGCACACCCGACGGGATAGGCATACTCCGGATGGCGCTCGGCGACCGGCTCGACGTGGGAGGTTCCACGACCGATGGCCGCATCGAGGTCGTGATCCGCGGCCCCAATGAGTACATCCTCGCCGGCGAGCTCTCCGGGCTGGTCGAATGGGTCGAGGTGACCGGCCCTCCGGGTGTCCGAGACCACCTGGCCTCGATCGGCAACGCCCTCGTCGAACGATACGGCCGGCCGCGCACCAGCGGAGACCTTCACCCGTCTTGA
- a CDS encoding alpha/beta fold hydrolase, translated as MINQAEFPEPTRIQVNGVELEVFEAGRENKGKPIVLCHGWPEHAITWRHQMPVLAAAGYHVIAPNQRGYGNSSRPTEVTDYDLEHLTGDLVALLDHYGYEDATFVGHDWGAFVVWSLALLHPDRVNKLINMSLPYQERGETPWIEVMETFLGGDFYFVHFNRQPGVADAVFDANTSQFIRNLYRKNVPPASPEPGMAFINLAKAETPLGEPVMTESDLAVIISAFETSGFTGGINWYRNLDRNWHQLADADPIIKQPTLMIYGDRDFAVPRFEKLAEFVPNVEVVGLDCGHWIQGEMPEETNRVISEWLDRQG; from the coding sequence GTGATCAATCAAGCAGAATTTCCCGAGCCCACCCGCATCCAGGTCAACGGTGTGGAGCTCGAAGTCTTCGAAGCAGGCCGAGAAAACAAGGGCAAGCCCATCGTGCTCTGCCACGGCTGGCCGGAGCACGCCATCACCTGGCGTCACCAAATGCCCGTCCTCGCCGCAGCCGGCTACCACGTCATCGCACCGAACCAGCGGGGCTACGGCAACTCATCCCGCCCGACCGAGGTGACCGACTACGACCTCGAACACCTGACGGGCGACCTCGTCGCACTCCTGGACCACTATGGCTACGAGGACGCCACCTTCGTCGGCCACGACTGGGGTGCGTTCGTCGTCTGGAGCCTGGCCCTGCTGCACCCCGACCGGGTGAACAAGCTGATCAACATGAGCCTGCCTTACCAGGAGCGCGGAGAAACACCGTGGATCGAGGTCATGGAAACCTTCCTCGGCGGCGACTTCTACTTCGTCCACTTCAACCGGCAGCCGGGCGTTGCGGACGCCGTGTTCGATGCCAACACCTCCCAGTTCATCCGCAACCTCTACCGGAAGAACGTGCCCCCCGCGTCCCCTGAGCCGGGCATGGCATTCATCAATCTCGCCAAGGCGGAAACACCGCTCGGTGAGCCAGTAATGACCGAGAGTGACCTGGCCGTCATCATCTCCGCGTTCGAGACGTCGGGATTCACCGGCGGCATCAACTGGTACAGGAACCTCGACCGGAACTGGCACCAGCTGGCGGACGCGGACCCGATCATCAAGCAGCCCACCCTCATGATCTACGGCGACCGGGACTTCGCGGTCCCGAGGTTCGAAAAACTGGCAGAGTTCGTGCCCAACGTGGAAGTGGTCGGCCTGGACTGCGGTCACTGGATCCAGGGGGAAATGCCCGAAGAAACCAACCGCGTGATTTCAGAATGGCTGGACCGGCAGGGCTAG
- the tnpA gene encoding IS200/IS605 family transposase, with protein sequence MSPRWSPNPDIRTGRHVAYNLHAHLVFVTKYRQGVFDDAMLKRCEEIMREVCAGFETELREFNGEADHVHLLVHYPPKIALSKLINSLKGVSSRYLRAEYTGRINRIGMGSVFWSRSYFAGSCGGAPLSIIRQYIEDQKRPV encoded by the coding sequence ATGTCACCGCGCTGGTCACCAAATCCCGATATCCGCACTGGTCGTCACGTCGCCTACAACCTGCACGCCCATCTGGTGTTCGTCACCAAGTACCGCCAGGGCGTCTTTGATGACGCCATGCTCAAGCGGTGCGAGGAGATCATGCGCGAGGTCTGCGCCGGCTTCGAGACGGAGCTACGGGAGTTCAACGGGGAGGCCGACCACGTCCACCTTCTCGTGCACTACCCGCCCAAAATCGCCCTGTCGAAGCTGATCAACTCGCTCAAGGGAGTCAGCTCCAGATATCTGCGCGCCGAGTACACCGGCCGGATCAACCGGATCGGCATGGGGTCGGTCTTCTGGTCCCGCTCCTACTTCGCCGGCTCATGTGGCGGAGCACCGCTCAGCATCATCCGCCAGTACATCGAAGACCAGAAGCGACCTGTCTGA
- a CDS encoding RNA-guided endonuclease InsQ/TnpB family protein produces the protein MIRAYKFLMRPTIRQEQALGEMLRDHCSLYNGALQERRDAYRHVSKTSVKYGMQSAQLKDIRAVDPERQGRWSFSSQQATLRRLDKAFTSFFRRVKAGDTPGYPRFRGVNWFDTVDFPKDGDGCRWDSTPHGTVTRVRLQGVGHVKVNRHRPVVGRVKTVSVKREGRRWFVVLTAEQDQPDPLPATGSVVGIDLGIASFLADSSGAFVPNPRHGRRAAVKLEAAQQALSRFPRRKAKDRTANHQRAVEKVAALHGKVRRQRLDHAHKTALGLVRVHDFIAHEDLKIRNMTRSPASKPDPDQPGTFLPNGSAAKAGLNRSISDAGWGVFLTILHAKAESAGREVIAVDPRNTSRTCPECGHVAKENRPTQEKFHCVACGHTAHADTVGALNVLRAGLVRRDADPA, from the coding sequence ATGATCCGTGCGTACAAGTTCCTCATGCGGCCCACCATCCGCCAGGAACAGGCGCTCGGCGAGATGCTGCGGGATCACTGCTCCCTCTACAACGGGGCCTTGCAGGAACGGCGTGACGCCTACCGGCACGTCTCCAAAACCAGCGTCAAATACGGCATGCAATCCGCGCAGCTCAAGGACATCCGGGCAGTCGACCCGGAGCGTCAGGGCCGCTGGTCGTTCTCCTCGCAGCAGGCCACCTTGCGCCGCCTGGACAAGGCGTTCACCTCGTTCTTCCGCCGCGTCAAAGCCGGTGACACGCCCGGCTACCCGCGCTTTCGCGGAGTGAACTGGTTCGACACAGTGGACTTCCCCAAGGACGGCGACGGCTGCCGCTGGGACTCCACCCCCCACGGCACCGTCACCCGAGTCCGGCTCCAGGGCGTCGGGCACGTCAAGGTCAACCGGCACCGGCCGGTGGTCGGCAGGGTCAAAACGGTGTCGGTCAAGCGTGAGGGCCGTAGGTGGTTCGTCGTACTGACCGCCGAGCAGGACCAGCCCGATCCGCTGCCCGCGACCGGCAGCGTGGTCGGCATCGACCTGGGCATCGCCAGCTTCCTCGCCGACTCAAGCGGCGCCTTCGTGCCCAACCCGCGCCACGGCCGCCGCGCCGCCGTCAAGCTCGAAGCCGCACAGCAAGCCCTGTCGCGGTTTCCGCGCCGCAAGGCCAAGGACCGCACCGCCAACCACCAGCGCGCCGTGGAGAAGGTCGCCGCGCTGCACGGCAAGGTCCGGCGCCAACGGCTCGACCACGCGCACAAGACCGCTCTCGGCCTGGTCCGTGTGCATGACTTCATCGCGCACGAAGACCTCAAGATCCGCAACATGACCAGGTCGCCCGCATCCAAGCCCGACCCTGACCAGCCGGGCACCTTCCTGCCCAACGGGTCCGCCGCGAAGGCCGGGCTCAACCGCAGTATTTCTGACGCCGGATGGGGGGTGTTCCTGACGATCCTGCACGCCAAGGCTGAAAGCGCCGGACGGGAAGTGATCGCCGTGGACCCCCGCAACACCTCCCGCACCTGCCCCGAATGCGGGCACGTCGCCAAGGAGAACCGGCCCACACAGGAGAAGTTCCACTGCGTCGCCTGCGGCCACACCGCGCACGCCGACACCGTGGGCGCTCTCAACGTTCTACGGGCCGGGCTGGTCCGTCGCGACGCCGACCCAGCTTAG
- a CDS encoding DUF6333 family protein, whose product MSPVSPGTQVNPRHNGHAHLVIACPPFAAPLQPNERPSATAHDPGAARAAVLSLSTVSAIRREHAPSRLEHPGSPASREELDGVRAAVWGSTVKISDLALLEDGILASALEDEFQAQKKRHPDARIVAVCERDFGASYTKILVAVPGTPDLMVEGFDELEISGDRRATLAAVGIDPDRLGEGYDFSGEGLFFDYDGFLHMLTGGALSVYTNEDRFESVFVVDRSEEGEDSIREVWFP is encoded by the coding sequence ATGAGTCCCGTATCCCCCGGAACGCAGGTGAATCCCCGTCACAACGGGCACGCGCATCTGGTCATCGCCTGTCCGCCCTTCGCGGCCCCGCTCCAGCCCAACGAGCGGCCGTCTGCTACTGCCCACGATCCGGGGGCGGCCAGGGCTGCGGTGCTGTCCCTGTCGACCGTTTCGGCAATCCGCCGTGAGCACGCTCCGTCCCGGCTGGAGCATCCGGGAAGCCCGGCCAGCCGGGAAGAGCTGGACGGCGTGCGCGCGGCCGTGTGGGGCTCCACGGTGAAGATCAGCGACCTGGCGCTTCTCGAGGACGGCATACTGGCCAGTGCTTTGGAGGACGAGTTCCAGGCGCAGAAGAAGAGGCATCCGGATGCCCGGATCGTCGCTGTCTGCGAACGCGACTTCGGCGCCTCCTACACGAAGATCCTTGTTGCTGTGCCCGGCACCCCGGATCTGATGGTTGAGGGCTTCGATGAGCTGGAGATCAGCGGCGACCGGCGTGCCACTCTGGCCGCTGTGGGGATCGACCCCGACCGGCTGGGCGAGGGATACGACTTCAGTGGTGAAGGGTTGTTCTTCGACTACGACGGCTTCCTCCACATGCTCACCGGCGGCGCCCTGTCCGTCTACACGAATGAAGACCGCTTCGAGTCGGTGTTCGTTGTCGACCGGAGTGAGGAGGGCGAGGACAGCATCCGCGAGGTCTGGTTTCCGTAG
- a CDS encoding ArsR/SmtB family transcription factor: MVEPDDLDELLRAVASRHRRRILFEVWGRERGAGELTEQLGLAPASVSEHLKSLRKTGLVTMRIDGTYRLYRACPERLHQLAGMIMEAFPAAAIEPLDSNTPQRKEDRT, from the coding sequence ATGGTTGAACCAGATGATCTCGACGAGCTCTTGCGTGCAGTGGCCAGCAGGCACCGGCGGCGGATCCTGTTCGAGGTGTGGGGGCGTGAGCGGGGAGCGGGTGAGCTGACCGAACAGCTCGGCCTCGCCCCGGCCTCGGTGTCGGAGCACCTGAAATCGCTGCGCAAGACCGGCTTGGTCACGATGAGGATCGACGGCACGTACCGGCTCTACCGGGCCTGTCCCGAACGGCTGCACCAGCTCGCCGGGATGATCATGGAGGCATTCCCGGCAGCCGCCATCGAGCCCCTGGACAGCAACACACCCCAGCGGAAAGAGGACCGGACATGA
- a CDS encoding VOC family protein: MSEQSARPASAVVHFDISGPNDEELHRFYGDLLDWRIDRKGPGYALVQTPGGLGGAIVDSEHASVTLGVTVPDLAQAVAHAGKLGAVVVMPPTDNGWVTKAQIKDPAGNVLTLIQA, encoded by the coding sequence ATGAGTGAGCAGAGTGCGCGCCCCGCGAGCGCGGTGGTGCACTTCGACATCAGCGGACCCAACGACGAAGAGCTGCACCGTTTCTACGGCGATCTGCTGGACTGGCGGATCGATCGCAAGGGGCCCGGCTATGCGCTGGTGCAAACGCCCGGCGGGCTCGGCGGGGCGATCGTGGACAGCGAACATGCGAGCGTCACCCTTGGTGTGACGGTCCCGGACCTCGCGCAGGCCGTCGCTCACGCCGGGAAGCTGGGAGCTGTCGTCGTGATGCCGCCGACCGATAACGGCTGGGTGACCAAGGCGCAGATCAAAGACCCTGCCGGCAACGTTCTCACGCTTATCCAGGCATGA